Proteins co-encoded in one Daphnia carinata strain CSIRO-1 chromosome 3, CSIRO_AGI_Dcar_HiC_V3, whole genome shotgun sequence genomic window:
- the LOC130698560 gene encoding adhesive plaque matrix protein-like produces MKVLILAALIAVVASQGYPKSQYSKPQYPKPQYPKPQYPTPAYPAPSYPTPAYKAPAYPAPAYPSPAYAKTPEYAPMPYNFNWAVKDDPSYNDYAHQETADDKGYVTGSYRTLLPDGRTQIVDYKADDYTGYVADVKYDGEAKEYKPAYKPAGYASPAYPNPSYPSPAYSAPKYPSPSYPSPSYSSPKYPTKY; encoded by the exons ATGAAG GTTCTGATTCTCGCTGCATTGATCGCCGTCGTTGCCTCCCAGGGTTACCCCAAGTCACAATACTCCAAGCCGCAGTACCCCAAGCCGCAGTACCCCAAGCCACAATATCCCACTCCGGCATACCCTGCACCTTCATACCCTACTCCGGCGTACAAAGCTCCAGCCTACCCAGCACCCGCCTATCCTTCTCCGGCTTATGCCAAAACTCCTGAATAC GCTCCTATGCCATACAACTTCAACTGGGCCGTTAAGGACGATCCCTCTTACAACGATTACGCTCACCAAGAGACTGCTGATGACAAGGGTTACGTTACCGGATCTTACCGCACTCTTCTTCCTGATGGTCGCACTCAGATCGTCGACTACAAAGCCGATGACTACACTGGATACGTCGCTGATGTCAAATACGACGGGGAGGCCAAGGAATACAAGCCAGCTTACAAACCCGCTGGTTACGCAAGCCCAGCGTACCCAAACCCATCTTACCCAAGCCCAGCTTATTCTGCACCTAAATATCCAAGCCCGTCATATCCTAGTCCGTCCTACTCATCCCCTAAGTATCCAACCAAATATTAG
- the LOC130698566 gene encoding adhesive plaque matrix protein-like, with translation MKVFILTAFVAVVASQGYPKPQYPKPQYPKPQYPTPAYPAPSYPTPSYKAPAYPAPAYPSPAYAKTPEYAPMPYNFNWAVKDDPSYNDYAHQETADDKGYVTGSYRTLLPDGRTQIVDYKADDYTGYVADVKYDGEAKEYKPAYKPAGYPSPAYSAPKYPSPAYPSPAYPSPKYSTKY, from the exons ATGAAA GTTTTCATTCTCACTGCATTCGTCGCCGTCGTAGCTTCCCAGGGTTACCCCAAGCCACAGTATCCGAAACCGCAGTACCCCAAGCCACAATATCCCACTCCGGCATACCCTGCACCTTCATACCCTACGCCGTCGTACAAAGCTCCAGCCTACCCAGCACCCGCCTATCCTTCTCCGGCTTATGCCAAAACTCCTGAATAC GCTCCTATGCCATACAACTTCAACTGGGCCGTTAAGGACGATCCCTCTTACAACGATTACGCTCACCAAGAGACTGCTGATGACAAGGGTTACGTTACCGGATCTTATCGCACTCTTCTTCCTGATGGTCGCACACAGATCGTCGACTACAAAGCCGATGACTACACCGGATACGTAGCTGATGTCAAATACGACGGAGAGGCCAAGGAATACAAGCCAGCTTACAAACCCGCTGGTTACCCAAGCCCAGCTTATTCTGCACCTAAATATCCAAGCCCTGCATATCCTAGCCCAGCCTACCCATCCCCTAAGTATTCAACCAAATATTAG
- the LOC130698559 gene encoding adhesive plaque matrix protein-like isoform X4: MKIIVLAALIAVVASQGYPKPQYPKPQYPKPQYPTPAYSAPAYPAPAYKAPAYPAPAYPSPSYKTPEYAPMPYNFNWAVKDDYTYNDYAHQETADDKGYVTGSYRTLLPDGRTQIVDYKADDYTGYVADVKYDGEAKEYKPAYKPAGYPSPAYPSYPSPAYSASKYPSPAYPSPAYPSPKYPTKY; the protein is encoded by the exons ATGAAG ATCATTGTTCTTGCTGCCCTCATCGCCGTCGTAGCCTCCCAGGGTTACCCAAAGCCACAGTACCCCAAGCCACAATACCCCAAGCCACAGTACCCTACTCCGGCATATTCCGCACCAGCATACCCAGCTCCGGCCTACAAAGCTCCGGCCTACCCTGCCCCTGCCTATCCGTCTCCATCTTACAAGACTCCTGAATAT GCCCCCATGCCGTACAACTTCAACTGGGCCGTAAAGGATGACTACACCTACAACGACTACGCTCACCAAGAGACCGCTGATGATAAAGGATACGTGACCGGATCTTACCGCACTCTTCTTCCTGATGGTCGCACTCAGATCGTCGACTACAAAGCCGATGACTACACTGGATACGTCGCTGATGTTAAATACGACGGAGAGGCCAAGGAATACAAGCCAGCTTACAAACCCGCTGGTTACCCAAGCCCTGCGTATCCATCTTACCCAAGCCCTGCTTATTCTGCTTCCAAATACCCAAGCCCTGCATATCCTAGCCCAGCCTATCCATCACCGAAATACCCAACCAAATATTAG
- the LOC130698559 gene encoding adhesive plaque matrix protein-like isoform X5 yields the protein MKIIVLAALIAVVASQGYPKPQYPKPQYPKPQYPTPAYSAPAYPAPAYKAPAYPAPAYPSPSYKTPEYAPMPYNFNWAVKDDYTYNDYAHQETADDKGYVTGSYRTLLPDGRTQIVDYKADDYTGYVADVKYDGEAKEYKPAYKPAGYPSPAYPSYPSPAYSASKYPSPAYPSPAYPSPKYPTKY from the exons ATCATTGTTCTTGCTGCCCTCATCGCCGTCGTAGCCTCCCAGGGTTACCCAAAGCCACAGTACCCCAAGCCACAATACCCCAAGCCACAGTACCCTACTCCGGCATATTCCGCACCAGCATACCCAGCTCCGGCCTACAAAGCTCCGGCCTACCCTGCCCCTGCCTATCCGTCTCCATCTTACAAGACTCCTGAATAT GCCCCCATGCCGTACAACTTCAACTGGGCCGTAAAGGATGACTACACCTACAACGACTACGCTCACCAAGAGACCGCTGATGATAAAGGATACGTGACCGGATCTTACCGCACTCTTCTTCCTGATGGTCGCACTCAGATCGTCGACTACAAAGCCGATGACTACACTGGATACGTCGCTGATGTTAAATACGACGGAGAGGCCAAGGAATACAAGCCAGCTTACAAACCCGCTGGTTACCCAAGCCCTGCGTATCCATCTTACCCAAGCCCTGCTTATTCTGCTTCCAAATACCCAAGCCCTGCATATCCTAGCCCAGCCTATCCATCACCGAAATACCCAACCAAATATTAG
- the LOC130698568 gene encoding cuticle protein 8-like, translating to MKVFIFAALIVVVASQGYPKPQYPAPAYPTPNYKVPAYPAPAYPSPAYAKTPEYAPMPYNFNWAVKDDPSYNDYAHQETADDKGYVTGSYRTLLPDGRTQIVNYKADDYTGYVADVKYDGEAKEYKPAYRPAGYPSPAYPSYPSPAYSASKYPSPAYPSPAYPSPKYPTKY from the exons ATGAAG GTTTTCATTTTCGCTGCATTGATCGTCGTCGTAGCCTCCCAGGGTTACCCCAAGCCACAGTACCCTGCTCCAGCATATCCTACCCCAAACTACAAAGTTCCAGCCTATCCCGCACCCGCCTATCCTTCTCCTGCTTACGCCAAAACTCCGGAATAT GCCCCCATGCCATACAACTTCAACTGGGCCGTTAAGGACGATCCCTCCTACAACGATTACGCACACCAAGAGACCGCTGATGACAAGGGATACGTTACCGGATCTTACCGCACTCTTCTTCCTGATGGTCGCACTCAGATCGTCAACTACAAAGCTGATGACTACACCGGTTACGTTGCTGATGTCAAATACGACGGAGAGGCCAAGGAATACAAGCCAGCTTACAGACCCGCTGGTTACCCAAGCCCTGCGTATCCATCTTACCCAAGCCCTGCATATTCTGCTTCCAAATACCCAAGCCCTGCATATCCTAGCCCAGCCTATCCATCACCGAAATACCCAACCAAATATTAG
- the LOC130698559 gene encoding cuticle protein 19-like isoform X1 — MKFIILAALVAVVASQGYPKPQYPKPQYPAPAYPAPAYPAPAYKAPAYPAPAYPSPSYKTPEYAPMPYSFNWAVKDDPSYNDYAHQETADDKGYVTGSYRVLLPDGRTQIVTYKADDYSGYVADVKYEGEAKYYKPAYKPAGYPSPAYPSPAYPSPAYPAPKYPSPAYPAPKYPTKY; from the exons ATGAAG TTCATCATCCTCGCTGCATTGGTCGCCGTCGTGGCTTCTCAGGGCTACCCCAAGCCACAATACCCCAAGCCGCAGTATCCTGCCCCGGCATACCCTGCACCAGCATACCCAGCTCCGGCTTACAAGGCTCCAGCCTACCCTGCCCCTGCCTATCCATCTCCGTCATACAAGACGCCCGAATAT GCCCCCATGCCATACAGCTTTAATTGGGCCGTTAAGGACGATCCTTCCTACAACGACTACGCTCACCAAGAGACCGCTGATGACAAGGGTTACGTCACTGGATCTTACCGCGTCCTTCTTCCCGATGGCCGCACTCAGATCGTCACCTACAAGGCCGATGACTACTCCGGCTACGTCgctgatgtcaagtacgaGGGCGAAGCCAAGTACTACAAGCCAGCTTACAAGCCCGCTGGCTACCCAAGCCCAGCTTACCCTAGCCCAGCTTACCCTAGCCCAGCTTACCCTGCACCTAAATATCCCAGCCCAGCTTACCCAGCTCCTAAATACCCAACCAAGTACTAG